A genome region from Desulfobacterales bacterium includes the following:
- a CDS encoding phosphoribosylanthranilate isomerase, with amino-acid sequence MDNVKVKICGITNAADASAAVELGANALGFIFADSPRQMTPQKVRTIVRMIPPFVKTVGVFVNETATTIRDVRQYCGLDLVQLHGDESPAFCDELMPYVIKSLRIKDDSCLQTSRAYQGKVRALLLDTWAREKVGGTGKTFDWQLAIKIKEIGIPIILAGGLRPSNINSAIQTVNPYAVDINSGIEEYPGKKNPALMKAVMEAR; translated from the coding sequence ATGGATAACGTAAAGGTAAAAATTTGCGGCATCACCAATGCGGCGGATGCATCGGCTGCGGTCGAACTCGGGGCCAATGCCCTTGGTTTCATTTTTGCCGATAGTCCCCGTCAAATGACGCCACAAAAGGTGCGCACAATCGTTCGCATGATTCCACCATTTGTTAAGACAGTGGGCGTCTTTGTCAATGAGACAGCAACCACTATAAGGGACGTTAGGCAGTATTGCGGTCTTGATCTGGTTCAGCTGCACGGAGATGAGTCGCCGGCTTTTTGCGATGAACTGATGCCTTACGTGATAAAGTCATTGCGAATAAAAGATGACTCGTGTCTGCAAACAAGCCGTGCATATCAGGGAAAAGTCAGAGCCCTGCTCCTGGATACGTGGGCCAGGGAAAAGGTCGGCGGTACTGGGAAAACATTTGATTGGCAGCTTGCCATAAAAATCAAAGAAATAGGGATTCCGATCATTTTAGCGGGCGGGCTGCGACCGTCAAATATCAATTCGGCCATTCAGACCGTAAATCCTTATGCGGTTGATATCAACAGCGGTATTGAAGAATATCCCGGCAAAAAGAATCCTGCGCTGATGAAGGCTGTGATGGAAGCACGGTAG
- the trpA gene encoding tryptophan synthase subunit alpha, translating into MLESYIRKRLEKKDILLMTHIVLGYPSFDDNMRIIEAMTAAGVDLMELQIPCADPHADGPVIARANQQALTGGATVEKCLNLAKKAARTFNIPFLIMTYYNVPFKFGVDRFIAAMSQGGLRGAIIPDLPKKDGRLYLDAMHAHNLAPILIFSPSTTLKGMKSIAASGGGFIYCIAREGVTGEATDFSEKLEAYLHKCRQSTSLPLALGFGIRKKSDIDFLKGKTDIAVIGSQMLRLVEQKGVATVGDFVRSLR; encoded by the coding sequence GTGCTTGAATCATATATCAGGAAAAGACTTGAAAAAAAGGATATTCTGCTGATGACCCATATCGTCCTGGGATATCCCAGCTTTGACGATAATATGAGGATCATCGAGGCAATGACGGCGGCCGGTGTGGATCTGATGGAATTACAGATCCCATGTGCCGATCCCCATGCCGATGGTCCTGTTATTGCGCGCGCCAATCAGCAGGCGTTAACAGGAGGGGCGACGGTAGAGAAGTGTTTGAATCTGGCCAAAAAAGCCGCCCGCACGTTTAATATCCCTTTTTTGATTATGACCTACTACAACGTCCCTTTTAAATTCGGCGTGGACCGTTTTATAGCCGCCATGTCGCAGGGCGGTCTGCGGGGTGCCATCATACCGGATCTGCCCAAGAAAGATGGGCGCTTATATTTGGATGCCATGCATGCCCACAACCTGGCGCCTATCCTTATTTTTTCACCATCCACAACTCTCAAGGGCATGAAAAGCATCGCCGCTTCCGGCGGTGGTTTTATCTACTGCATTGCCAGAGAAGGGGTCACCGGTGAAGCCACGGATTTCTCAGAAAAACTGGAAGCATATCTGCATAAATGCCGCCAAAGCACTTCGCTTCCCTTGGCCCTTGGTTTCGGAATCAGAAAGAAATCCGACATTGATTTCCTGAAGGGCAAAACGGATATTGCCGTTATCGGATCTCAAATGTTGCGCCTCGTGGAACAAAAAGGTGTTGCTACGGTGGGAGACTTTGTTCGCAGTCTGCGTTGA
- a CDS encoding 3-deoxy-7-phosphoheptulonate synthase — protein MKSTTDDLRIKGYQPLTAPHILKNEIPISNAAHETVVSGRKDIEAILQKKDRRLLVIVGPCSIHDEKAALEYASRLNQLRQQVADTLLIVMRVYFEKPRTTVGWKGIINDPYLDGTCDMTAGLRKARNLLKQINGMGLPAATEMLDTITAQYVADMVSWSAIGARTAESQTHRELASGLSMPVGFKNSTDGNLSTPINALMAARAPQSFLGIDQDGKTCVVQTNGNPWVHIVLRGGKRPNYDPISLEEARLRLIEKDLPEAIMVDCSHANSMKKFQGQSVVWKSVIGQYLDGNEALIGLMLESNLHEGNQPFTGDASTLKYGVSITDECISWETTEQLLLWAHEKLKGYLRSAAA, from the coding sequence ATGAAATCCACGACTGACGACCTGCGAATTAAGGGATACCAACCGCTGACAGCGCCGCACATTTTAAAAAATGAAATACCTATCAGCAACGCGGCCCATGAAACGGTTGTATCCGGAAGAAAAGACATTGAAGCGATCTTGCAGAAAAAAGATCGACGCCTGCTGGTGATTGTGGGGCCGTGCTCCATCCATGATGAAAAAGCCGCCCTGGAGTATGCATCCCGCTTGAACCAACTGCGCCAACAGGTGGCCGATACACTTTTGATTGTCATGCGGGTCTATTTTGAAAAACCCCGCACCACCGTGGGGTGGAAGGGAATCATCAACGATCCCTACCTGGACGGCACCTGTGACATGACGGCCGGTTTGCGCAAGGCGCGCAATCTGCTCAAGCAAATAAATGGAATGGGATTGCCCGCCGCCACCGAGATGCTGGATACGATCACCGCGCAATATGTGGCCGATATGGTCAGCTGGTCGGCCATCGGGGCCCGCACCGCCGAATCACAAACCCACCGGGAGCTGGCCAGTGGCTTGTCCATGCCGGTGGGGTTTAAAAACAGCACAGACGGCAACTTATCAACGCCCATCAATGCACTGATGGCGGCCCGCGCTCCGCAAAGTTTTTTAGGGATCGACCAGGACGGCAAAACCTGTGTGGTTCAAACCAACGGCAACCCCTGGGTGCATATTGTTCTGCGGGGCGGCAAACGACCCAATTACGATCCCATCAGCCTGGAAGAAGCGCGCTTGAGACTGATAGAAAAAGATCTGCCGGAAGCGATTATGGTCGATTGCTCGCATGCCAATTCGATGAAAAAATTCCAGGGCCAGTCGGTGGTCTGGAAAAGTGTGATTGGTCAGTACCTGGACGGTAACGAAGCCTTGATCGGCTTGATGCTCGAAAGCAACCTGCATGAAGGCAACCAGCCTTTCACCGGCGATGCATCCACTTTAAAATATGGCGTGTCCATCACCGATGAATGCATTTCGTGGGAAACCACCGAGCAATTGCTGCTATGGGCGCATGAAAAACTGAAGGGTTATTTGAGATCAGCTGCAGCATGA
- the aroB gene encoding 3-dehydroquinate synthase, which yields MKTIAINIDSSPSRILIAERLENLQRYIPVAKPIIVTDVNVGKLYPLDAIAGGVITIGTGETIKTLDTVEDIYAQLLSLQADRSAFIVGVGGGIVCDITGFAASTFMRGVRFGFVATSLLAQVDASVGGKNGVNFQGYKNMVGLFHQPEFVICDLEVLKTLPPREISCGLAEIVKHAAIADADLFAFLEEQAESVLALDPEAIEKLVLRSVEIKSAIVSRDETEKGERRLLNFGHTFGHAIEKVSGISHGEAVSIGMVMAAALSVKRGLLSAQEDRRLRDLLAKLQLPNGFASDPQKILDAVTKDKKKAGDRIHFILLAGIGNAVVEPIAIEELEEALYA from the coding sequence ATGAAAACCATTGCCATCAACATAGATTCCAGCCCATCGCGCATTTTAATCGCCGAGCGACTAGAGAATCTACAGCGTTACATTCCGGTGGCCAAGCCGATTATCGTCACCGATGTGAATGTCGGCAAACTGTATCCCCTGGATGCCATCGCCGGAGGCGTGATTACCATCGGTACCGGGGAGACAATTAAGACCCTGGACACCGTTGAAGACATCTACGCGCAGCTGCTATCTTTGCAGGCGGACCGCTCCGCGTTTATCGTCGGTGTTGGCGGCGGCATTGTCTGCGATATTACCGGATTTGCGGCATCTACGTTTATGCGTGGGGTGCGGTTTGGTTTTGTGGCCACCAGCCTGCTGGCCCAGGTGGACGCCAGCGTGGGCGGCAAAAACGGCGTTAATTTTCAAGGATACAAAAATATGGTCGGGCTATTTCATCAGCCGGAGTTTGTCATCTGCGATCTTGAGGTATTAAAAACCCTGCCGCCCAGGGAAATTTCGTGCGGTTTGGCTGAAATCGTTAAACACGCGGCCATTGCGGATGCAGACCTTTTTGCCTTTTTAGAAGAACAAGCGGAAAGCGTACTGGCATTAGATCCCGAGGCGATCGAAAAGCTCGTGCTGAGATCGGTGGAAATCAAATCGGCGATTGTCAGCCGCGACGAAACCGAAAAAGGCGAGCGCCGTTTGCTGAACTTCGGTCATACCTTTGGGCATGCTATTGAAAAGGTCAGCGGCATATCGCACGGCGAGGCGGTTAGCATCGGCATGGTGATGGCCGCGGCTTTATCGGTCAAAAGAGGTCTGCTGTCAGCACAGGAAGACCGGCGGCTGCGCGATCTGCTTGCAAAGCTGCAGCTTCCCAACGGCTTTGCTTCTGATCCGCAAAAAATTCTGGATGCTGTTACCAAAGACAAAAAAAAGGCCGGAGACCGCATCCATTTCATTTTGCTCGCTGGAATTGGCAACGCCGTAGTGGAGCCCATCGCCATTGAAGAACTCGAGGAGGCCCTGTATGCCTGA
- a CDS encoding chorismate mutase gives MPDSTLDKHDSQLQGDIPTLRLAIDEIDAKILDLINQRLLLAQQIGAAKKQGGIQVTDRQREKNILDRLRQKNNGPLDGDSLQGIFEAIIAAGRSVQTTGRGSK, from the coding sequence ATGCCTGATTCAACTCTCGACAAACACGACAGCCAGCTGCAAGGCGACATTCCAACACTGCGCCTGGCCATCGATGAGATCGACGCGAAAATTTTGGATTTGATCAATCAGCGGCTTTTGCTGGCACAGCAAATCGGCGCGGCGAAAAAACAGGGCGGCATTCAGGTGACCGATCGTCAGCGCGAAAAAAACATCCTGGATCGTCTGCGACAAAAAAACAACGGACCATTGGATGGCGATAGCCTGCAGGGTATTTTTGAAGCCATTATTGCCGCCGGCCGCAGTGTCCAAACAACAGGTCGAGGGTCAAAATGA
- a CDS encoding shikimate dehydrogenase yields the protein MIDAHTSLFGLIGNPVAHSLSPAMHNQAFAATGCNAVYLAFCVSDPGAAIKSFRALNVRGLSVTLPHKVAVMESLDDIDQTAADIGAVNTIVNHNGKLIGYNTDCQGAIKALQTQTTIDGKAVAVIGAGGAARAIGFGLATVAERLTILNRTRKSGERLAADLQAEFLPIKECQPNRYDILINTTPLGMHPDTAATPIAKQALSKEMVVMDIVYNPLHTQLLKDAAAKGCRTIAGLDMFVFQGALQFELWTGKQAPVEVMRASVLKALANK from the coding sequence ATGATCGATGCCCATACATCCCTTTTTGGCCTGATCGGCAACCCGGTGGCGCACAGCCTCAGCCCGGCAATGCACAATCAGGCGTTTGCAGCCACCGGCTGCAACGCGGTTTATCTGGCATTTTGCGTCTCAGACCCGGGTGCCGCAATCAAAAGCTTCAGGGCATTGAATGTGAGGGGACTCAGCGTCACCCTGCCCCATAAAGTGGCGGTTATGGAATCTCTGGATGACATTGATCAAACGGCTGCCGACATCGGCGCAGTAAACACCATCGTCAATCACAACGGCAAGCTGATCGGCTATAACACTGACTGCCAGGGCGCTATCAAGGCCTTGCAGACCCAGACCACCATAGACGGAAAAGCGGTGGCGGTCATCGGTGCCGGCGGGGCGGCCCGGGCCATCGGCTTCGGGCTGGCAACTGTTGCCGAACGCCTGACAATTTTGAACCGCACCCGCAAAAGCGGTGAACGTCTGGCCGCCGATCTGCAGGCCGAATTTTTACCCATAAAAGAATGCCAGCCGAACCGTTATGACATACTGATCAACACCACACCGCTGGGCATGCATCCGGATACTGCGGCAACGCCGATCGCGAAACAAGCATTATCCAAAGAAATGGTGGTCATGGATATTGTTTATAATCCATTGCATACCCAGCTTTTAAAAGATGCCGCCGCTAAAGGATGCCGCACCATCGCCGGTCTGGACATGTTTGTCTTCCAGGGGGCGCTGCAATTTGAGCTGTGGACCGGCAAACAAGCACCGGTGGAAGTCATGCGAGCGTCAGTTTTAAAGGCACTAGCAAACAAATAG
- the aroA gene encoding 3-phosphoshikimate 1-carboxyvinyltransferase, producing the protein MKKIKTQKIANCRVAVPGSKSYTHRMLIAAALADGVSAVKNALISEDTLLTMEALRQMGIPIAVNGIDVRVEGTGGCLASCAAPIDLGNSGTSMRLLAGVAALGKGAYILTGNARMQKRPIQDLLDALQQMNVQARSVNGNGCPPIEVNGAMINAKKVEINCQISSQYLSALLLMAPLTARGLDIEVVGGPVSKPYVDMTVALMESFGIALDRKGYQKFFIPGGQSYRAGRYAVEADCSQAAYFWSAAAISGTQIKVTGINSASLQGDVHFVDLLEQMGCGVSRESDGIAVSGGSLKAIEADLADMPDQVPTLAVVAAFAQGTSVIKNVAHLKSKESDRLSATVTELNKMGIEASCTQNSLTIRGGRPQEAVVETYNDHRIAMSFAIVGLKVPGIRIRNESCVEKSFPTFWQVFEELYQ; encoded by the coding sequence ATGAAAAAGATAAAAACACAAAAGATTGCCAATTGTCGCGTGGCGGTTCCCGGCTCAAAGAGCTATACACACCGCATGCTGATTGCCGCAGCTTTGGCAGACGGGGTGTCTGCCGTTAAAAACGCACTGATTAGTGAAGATACGCTATTGACCATGGAGGCCCTGCGGCAAATGGGGATTCCAATTGCCGTCAATGGTATCGATGTGCGCGTTGAGGGTACCGGTGGTTGTTTGGCATCCTGCGCTGCGCCGATTGATCTGGGCAACTCCGGCACGTCCATGCGGCTGCTTGCCGGTGTGGCTGCGCTGGGCAAAGGAGCCTACATTCTGACCGGCAATGCCCGCATGCAAAAACGGCCGATACAGGATCTTCTAGATGCATTGCAACAAATGAATGTTCAGGCCCGATCGGTTAACGGCAACGGCTGTCCACCAATTGAAGTGAACGGCGCAATGATAAATGCTAAAAAGGTGGAGATTAACTGTCAAATCAGTAGCCAGTATCTTTCCGCCCTGCTGCTGATGGCACCACTCACTGCACGGGGACTTGACATTGAGGTGGTCGGCGGTCCGGTGTCCAAGCCCTATGTCGATATGACCGTGGCCCTGATGGAAAGCTTTGGCATTGCGCTGGATCGCAAGGGCTATCAAAAATTTTTCATCCCCGGCGGGCAATCCTATCGTGCCGGCCGATACGCAGTTGAAGCGGATTGCTCCCAGGCAGCCTATTTCTGGAGCGCGGCCGCCATCAGCGGAACCCAAATAAAAGTGACGGGCATCAACAGCGCTTCACTTCAAGGCGATGTGCACTTTGTCGATTTGCTCGAACAGATGGGGTGTGGCGTTTCCAGGGAATCAGACGGCATTGCGGTTAGCGGTGGGTCGCTAAAGGCGATTGAAGCCGACCTGGCCGATATGCCCGACCAAGTGCCCACCCTGGCTGTAGTGGCCGCCTTTGCCCAGGGGACCTCCGTTATCAAAAACGTGGCGCATCTGAAATCAAAAGAAAGCGACCGTTTAAGTGCCACGGTAACCGAGCTGAACAAAATGGGCATCGAGGCCAGCTGCACCCAAAACAGTTTGACCATCAGGGGAGGCCGGCCGCAGGAGGCGGTGGTTGAAACTTACAATGACCATCGCATCGCCATGAGTTTTGCCATCGTAGGTTTAAAGGTGCCGGGGATTCGTATTCGAAACGAAAGCTGTGTCGAAAAATCCTTTCCGACCTTCTGGCAAGTTTTTGAGGAATTATATCAGTGA
- a CDS encoding shikimate kinase produces MNLFLIGYRCSGKTTVGKSIAKKLGWAFVDADAMLVAASGKNIKDIIDIDGWASFRRMEHITLTQICAKKRQVVATGGGVVLDAANIAAMKSSGQVIWLNATADTIRSRMQADANTEHLRPALTDRGALAEIENLLTERRPLYERASDVLVHTDGIPVAEIAKRILDKLNEGNADKR; encoded by the coding sequence ATGAACCTTTTTTTGATCGGGTACCGCTGCAGTGGTAAAACCACGGTCGGCAAATCGATTGCCAAAAAGCTTGGCTGGGCCTTTGTCGACGCAGATGCGATGCTGGTCGCAGCAAGCGGAAAAAACATTAAGGACATCATCGACATCGATGGCTGGGCGTCTTTTCGCCGTATGGAGCATATAACGCTCACGCAGATCTGTGCAAAGAAGCGGCAGGTGGTGGCCACCGGTGGCGGCGTGGTACTCGATGCCGCCAACATCGCGGCCATGAAATCCAGCGGCCAGGTGATCTGGTTAAACGCAACGGCAGACACCATTCGCTCCAGGATGCAGGCAGATGCCAACACCGAGCATTTACGACCGGCGCTGACCGACAGAGGAGCGCTGGCAGAAATCGAAAACCTGTTAACGGAACGCCGCCCGCTTTATGAACGTGCCAGTGATGTTCTTGTTCACACAGACGGCATCCCGGTGGCAGAAATTGCCAAACGGATCCTTGACAAGTTAAATGAGGGAAATGCTGATAAGCGTTAG
- the aroC gene encoding chorismate synthase gives MSSSFGTLFRVTTFGESHGQGVGAVVDGCPPRISLNDADIQPQLDRRRPAQSKLTTSREEADRVAILSGVDNGMTLGTPIALMVENTDQRPGDYRQMRSIPRPSHADYTYQMKYGIQALSGGGRASARETIGRVAAGAIAEKFLSEQYGIDIVAWVNSVSKIEAAPADMLNITRNDVDQNAVRCPDASTAEKMITAIENAKEAGDSLGGIITCVCRNVPAGLGEPVFDKAEAMLAQAMLSIPATKGFEIGSGFAGSRMRGSEHNDAFIKKGARLGTATNYSGGMQGGISNGEPIIFRVAFKPPATISLPQKTVDFEGADTVLEAKGRHDPCVVPRAVPIVESMAALVLVDLTLRQKMRANETIK, from the coding sequence ATGTCCAGTTCATTTGGCACCTTATTTCGCGTCACCACTTTCGGTGAGTCTCACGGTCAGGGCGTCGGGGCCGTGGTTGACGGTTGCCCCCCGAGAATATCGCTAAACGATGCCGATATCCAGCCCCAGTTGGACAGGCGGCGCCCGGCGCAGAGCAAATTAACGACTTCAAGGGAAGAGGCCGACCGGGTTGCCATACTGTCCGGGGTCGACAACGGCATGACCCTGGGAACGCCCATCGCATTAATGGTTGAAAATACCGATCAGCGACCGGGGGATTATCGCCAGATGCGCTCGATACCGCGACCCTCGCACGCCGATTATACCTACCAGATGAAGTACGGTATCCAGGCTTTGAGCGGCGGCGGGCGCGCCAGCGCCAGAGAAACCATCGGCCGTGTGGCCGCCGGTGCCATTGCCGAAAAATTTTTGAGCGAGCAATACGGGATAGACATTGTTGCCTGGGTCAACTCTGTTTCTAAGATCGAGGCGGCGCCGGCGGACATGTTGAATATTACACGCAATGATGTCGATCAGAATGCGGTGCGCTGCCCGGATGCATCCACAGCGGAAAAAATGATCACCGCGATCGAAAATGCAAAGGAGGCCGGCGATTCGCTGGGTGGCATTATTACGTGTGTCTGCCGCAATGTTCCCGCCGGGTTGGGCGAGCCGGTGTTTGACAAAGCAGAAGCCATGCTGGCCCAGGCCATGCTGTCAATTCCGGCGACCAAAGGCTTTGAAATCGGTTCGGGTTTTGCCGGTTCACGCATGCGCGGATCTGAACATAACGATGCTTTTATAAAAAAAGGGGCTCGACTGGGCACTGCAACTAATTATAGCGGGGGCATGCAGGGCGGCATCTCCAATGGTGAGCCGATTATTTTCAGGGTCGCCTTCAAACCCCCGGCCACCATTAGCCTACCGCAAAAAACCGTCGATTTTGAGGGCGCAGATACGGTTCTGGAAGCCAAGGGGCGTCATGATCCCTGTGTGGTGCCGCGCGCCGTCCCCATTGTCGAAAGCATGGCGGCATTGGTGCTGGTCGACCTTACCCTGCGACAGAAGATGCGGGCCAATGAAACTATCAAATAA
- a CDS encoding pyridoxal phosphate-dependent aminotransferase, whose product MKLSNKINAISGSQTVAFTTLIQQLQQEGRQVIDLAVGEPQLDTPAAVIEATQNALTAQKTRYSPANGLLELRTQLAQQFDGWGLDNILITNGAKQALYMIFQTICDFADEVIVPVPYWVSFVEQVKLAGGHPVLVATQHHQLNIAAIEQALTPRAKAILINSPNNPSGAVYPIEDLQQIARLAADRDLFIIADEAYNAFVYDGAVDRSMFDIEAARDRLVVTRSFSKSYSMTGFRIGYVAAPAEVIAALSKIQSHLTGNVCTFAQYGALAALALEKQWLATRQADLQHKRDMAYERVSQMFDCLQPQGAFYLFPDVSKALKNDETSEAFARRILAEGGVAVVAGEAFGMAKHLRISFAVSEENLINGLKRIAEVI is encoded by the coding sequence ATGAAACTATCAAATAAAATAAACGCCATATCTGGTTCACAAACTGTGGCCTTTACCACCCTGATTCAACAGTTGCAGCAGGAGGGCCGGCAGGTGATCGACCTGGCCGTGGGCGAGCCGCAGCTGGACACACCGGCAGCAGTGATCGAAGCCACCCAAAATGCGCTGACCGCCCAAAAGACCCGCTACAGCCCGGCAAACGGTCTTTTAGAGCTTCGAACCCAGCTGGCACAGCAGTTTGACGGATGGGGTCTGGACAACATTCTCATTACTAACGGCGCCAAACAGGCCTTGTATATGATATTCCAGACAATCTGCGATTTTGCCGATGAGGTGATTGTCCCGGTGCCTTACTGGGTGAGTTTTGTCGAGCAGGTCAAACTGGCCGGTGGCCACCCAGTTTTGGTGGCAACCCAGCATCATCAGCTCAATATCGCCGCCATTGAACAGGCGCTTACCCCGCGCGCAAAGGCCATTTTGATCAACTCACCCAACAATCCCAGCGGAGCGGTCTATCCGATTGAGGACTTGCAACAAATCGCCCGGCTGGCGGCGGATCGCGACCTGTTTATTATCGCCGATGAGGCCTATAACGCATTTGTTTATGACGGGGCTGTCGATAGGAGCATGTTCGACATCGAGGCCGCTCGCGACCGGTTAGTCGTGACACGCAGTTTTTCAAAAAGCTACAGCATGACCGGATTTCGCATCGGCTATGTTGCTGCACCGGCTGAAGTCATTGCCGCCCTGTCTAAAATTCAAAGCCATTTGACCGGCAATGTCTGCACCTTTGCCCAATACGGTGCCCTGGCAGCCCTGGCATTGGAAAAACAATGGCTAGCCACCCGGCAAGCAGACCTGCAGCATAAAAGAGATATGGCATATGAACGCGTTTCCCAGATGTTCGACTGCCTGCAACCGCAAGGCGCCTTTTATCTTTTCCCGGACGTATCAAAGGCTTTAAAAAATGATGAAACATCGGAGGCGTTTGCTCGGCGAATTTTAGCGGAGGGCGGCGTGGCGGTGGTTGCCGGTGAGGCCTTTGGCATGGCCAAGCATCTGCGCAT